In one window of Candidatus Binatia bacterium DNA:
- the purF gene encoding amidophosphoribosyltransferase — MGDAASAVDMREKPLREECGVFGVFGAADAARLTYLGLYALQHRGQESSGMVVGNGNSWKRHVGMGWVDQVYDHTVLDGLPGNIAIGHNRYSTSGSSTLPNAQPILFGEGPATLALCHNGTLLNVAELAPGLPAGTSDTRALGQALAAIPSGADWIARVAATLGGVRGAYSMLLVHGRALYAARDPYGFRPLALGRRDSGWVVASESCAFDLVGARFEREVDPGELIIIDDGGWRSERIGHAIPAPCVFEWIYFSRPDSTVFGRSVGEMRIQLGRQLAREAPAAGDCVVSVPDSGNFAALGFAQESGIPLAHGLIRNHYVGRTFIEPLQATRDFNARVKYNVYPPQVRDRRVVLVDDSLVRGTTFHALAHTLRAAGAREVHARIAAPPLRHGCFFGVDIPDRTALIAAGRSEAQIAEAVGVDSVRYLSLEGVMAATRPATRMCHGCFSGRYPVAVGDAPVDSESALVHDTAIG; from the coding sequence ATGGGCGACGCGGCATCTGCTGTCGACATGCGTGAGAAGCCCCTGCGCGAGGAGTGCGGCGTTTTCGGCGTCTTCGGCGCCGCCGACGCGGCCCGGCTGACCTATCTCGGCCTGTACGCGCTGCAGCACCGCGGCCAGGAATCTTCGGGCATGGTCGTCGGCAACGGCAACAGCTGGAAGCGGCATGTCGGCATGGGATGGGTTGACCAGGTCTACGATCACACCGTCCTCGATGGCTTGCCGGGCAACATTGCCATCGGCCACAACCGCTATTCGACCAGCGGCAGCTCGACGCTACCGAACGCCCAGCCAATTCTCTTTGGCGAAGGACCCGCAACGCTCGCCTTGTGTCACAATGGCACTCTACTCAACGTCGCCGAGTTGGCACCTGGATTACCCGCCGGAACATCTGATACCCGTGCCCTGGGACAGGCACTGGCGGCCATTCCTTCGGGAGCCGATTGGATTGCGCGGGTTGCGGCGACGCTCGGCGGGGTCCGCGGAGCGTATTCGATGCTGCTCGTTCACGGCCGCGCGCTCTATGCCGCCCGTGATCCGTATGGATTTCGTCCGCTGGCCCTCGGCCGGCGCGACAGCGGCTGGGTGGTGGCGTCGGAATCCTGTGCTTTCGATCTCGTCGGCGCCCGATTCGAGCGTGAGGTGGACCCGGGCGAGCTGATCATCATCGATGACGGGGGCTGGCGTAGCGAGCGCATCGGGCATGCGATCCCGGCGCCGTGTGTGTTCGAATGGATCTACTTTTCGCGCCCCGACAGCACGGTGTTCGGGCGTAGCGTCGGCGAGATGCGCATCCAGCTCGGGCGCCAACTGGCACGCGAAGCGCCGGCCGCAGGGGACTGTGTCGTTTCGGTTCCGGACTCGGGAAACTTTGCCGCCCTTGGTTTTGCACAGGAATCCGGAATTCCGCTGGCGCACGGTCTGATTCGGAACCACTATGTCGGTCGCACGTTCATTGAGCCGTTGCAGGCGACGCGCGATTTCAACGCGCGCGTCAAGTACAACGTCTATCCGCCGCAGGTCCGTGACCGCCGCGTCGTGCTGGTAGACGACTCGCTGGTGCGTGGCACCACCTTCCATGCCTTGGCCCACACCTTGCGCGCCGCCGGCGCGCGCGAGGTGCACGCGCGCATCGCGGCGCCACCGCTGCGCCATGGTTGTTTTTTCGGCGTCGATATTCCTGACCGGACCGCGCTCATCGCCGCCGGGCGCAGTGAAGCCCAGATTGCCGAAGCCGTCGGCGTTGACAGTGTGCGCTACCTCTCGCTGGAAGGCGTAATGGCGGCAACCCGCCCGGCGACGCGCATGTGCCACGGCTGCTTTTCGGGCCGCTATCCCGTCGCGGTGGGCGATGCCCCCGTTGATTCGGAAAGTGCTTTGGTTCACGATACCGCCATCGGTTGA
- a CDS encoding FAD-dependent oxidoreductase: MEAPYVLIGNSAATLAAIDAIRRYDRHGRIILVSRERGPAYSRVALPYYVAGEMSLEDLLIRQPVDYERQGVELVDGAVATGIDAGAAEVLLSDGRRARYQKLLIGTGSTCVAPPIRGLDTITPHYLWTLDDAKGMKAAAEKAHTAMVIGGGFIGMLAAEALRKLNIRLTIVEMTPLLLPQLLDAEGGKRFGKAVQDAGVTLRLGSRVESVAQKNGQVEATLSDGGTVVADMVVVAAGVKPNLSCVTNGPCAINKGILVDEHLSTDCAGIYAAGDVAEVKDFLSDERIIPAIWPTAVDQGRVAGACMAGAKVSHPGSLSMNVVELFNVTLAELGRFREGPTDDVKLLGGRHASLYRKVVVDRDGGIVGAMYLGD; the protein is encoded by the coding sequence ATGGAAGCGCCCTACGTTCTGATCGGTAACAGCGCCGCCACGCTGGCCGCGATCGATGCGATCCGCAGATACGACCGCCACGGCCGCATCATCCTCGTCAGCCGTGAGCGCGGGCCAGCCTATTCGCGCGTGGCCCTGCCCTACTACGTCGCCGGTGAGATGTCGCTGGAGGACCTGCTCATCCGCCAACCGGTGGACTACGAGCGCCAGGGGGTCGAACTCGTGGACGGCGCCGTCGCCACCGGCATCGACGCCGGAGCGGCTGAGGTCCTGCTCTCCGACGGGCGCCGGGCTCGCTACCAGAAGCTCCTGATCGGCACCGGTTCGACGTGCGTTGCACCGCCCATCCGCGGCCTTGATACGATCACCCCGCACTACCTCTGGACCCTGGATGACGCCAAGGGCATGAAGGCCGCCGCCGAGAAGGCGCACACGGCCATGGTCATCGGCGGTGGGTTCATCGGCATGCTGGCGGCGGAAGCGCTGCGCAAGTTGAACATCCGACTGACCATCGTCGAGATGACGCCGCTGCTGCTGCCGCAGCTTCTCGATGCCGAGGGCGGAAAGCGCTTCGGCAAAGCCGTGCAGGATGCCGGCGTCACCCTTCGCCTCGGATCGCGCGTCGAGTCCGTGGCGCAGAAGAACGGGCAGGTGGAAGCTACCTTGTCCGATGGCGGCACAGTGGTCGCGGACATGGTAGTGGTGGCAGCCGGCGTCAAGCCGAACCTGAGCTGTGTGACCAACGGGCCGTGCGCCATCAACAAAGGCATCCTCGTCGACGAGCACCTCAGCACCGACTGCGCCGGCATCTACGCCGCCGGCGACGTTGCCGAGGTGAAGGACTTTTTGTCCGATGAGCGGATTATTCCTGCGATCTGGCCAACCGCAGTTGATCAAGGACGTGTTGCCGGCGCCTGCATGGCCGGCGCCAAGGTCTCGCACCCAGGCAGCCTCAGCATGAACGTGGTCGAGCTGTTCAATGTCACGCTGGCCGAGTTGGGACGTTTTCGTGAGGGCCCGACCGACGACGTCAAACTCCTTGGCGGCCGGCATGCAAGTTTGTACCGCAAGGTCGTCGTCGATCGTGACGGCGGCATCGTCGGGGCCATGTATCTCGGTGACG
- a CDS encoding 4Fe-4S dicluster domain-containing protein produces the protein MKQIIVHQEKCTACRECELACSFSHESVFNPALSRIRVNDFYEEQFYLPMTCVHCADAPCATVCPTVAIAKEPDGQILVHEERCIGCKMCLLACPFGVMGFQPRTGVAQNCDLCRGTADGPQCVAFCVPRALEYAEVETAATAQQKIYAATIQKSLLAQSGQPAH, from the coding sequence GTGAAGCAGATCATTGTCCACCAAGAGAAATGCACCGCCTGCCGCGAGTGCGAGTTGGCCTGTTCCTTTTCACACGAAAGCGTCTTCAATCCCGCGCTGTCACGCATTCGCGTCAACGACTTCTACGAGGAGCAATTCTATCTGCCGATGACCTGCGTGCACTGCGCCGACGCCCCGTGCGCCACGGTGTGTCCGACCGTAGCCATCGCCAAGGAACCTGACGGCCAGATCCTGGTGCACGAGGAGCGCTGCATCGGCTGCAAGATGTGCCTGCTCGCCTGTCCGTTCGGCGTCATGGGTTTTCAGCCACGCACCGGCGTCGCGCAGAATTGCGACCTGTGCCGCGGCACCGCCGACGGACCCCAATGCGTCGCCTTCTGCGTGCCTCGAGCGCTGGAATACGCCGAGGTCGAAACGGCAGCGACGGCACAGCAGAAAATCTACGCCGCCACCATCCAGAAATCGCTCTTGGCGCAGTCCGGGCAGCCGGCTCACTAG